The Actinomycetota bacterium region CCCGGACCGCTCCGTCCAGCAGGATGCGGAGCTCGTCCACGGCCCGTCGACTCCCGGCGTCCTCCATCGTCTTGCGGTTGGCGATCAGCACCGTCCACGACTCCATCAGCGTGTCGATGATCCGCAGACCGTTGCGGTGCAGCGTCGAGCCCGTCTCGGTTATCTCGACGATGGCGTCCACGATGTCGGGCACCTTGGCCTCGGTGGCTCCGTAGGACAGGACCACCCGGGCCGGGATACCGAGTCGATCGAAGTACCGCTGCGTGATCCCCGGGTACTCCGTCGACACGGTCAAGTCGGGCGGCAGCTCGTCGGGCTTCTCGATCCCGGACGTGGCCGAGACCGCCAGCACGAGACGGATGGGTCGGGGCGTGGCCTTGGAGTAATGAAGCTCGGCCACCTCGACCACGTCGCACTCCCGCTCGGCCACCCAGTCCTGGCCGGTTATCCCGAGGTCGAAACGGCCCTCCTCGACGTAGACCGGGATCTCCTGGGGACGCAGGATCGACACCTCGCTCACACGCGGGTCGTCGATCGACCCCGAGTAGCCGCGCTCGGACGCCCGCAGGACCGGGAGGTCGGCCGCCTCGAACAGGTCGAGCGTGGCCCGTTCGAGCGAACCCTTCGGGAGGACCAGGCGCAGCATCAGGCCTCGCCCTTCTCCACGCGGGAGACGAGCGTGGCGGTCTCGATCGCGGCCACGGCGGCATCCCATCCCGCGTTGCCGACCTTGCCCCCTGCCCTCTGAAGCGCCTGTTCCAGGGTCTCGGTGGCCAGGACGCCGAACAGGACCGGGACGCCGCTGTCGGTGGCCACCTGTCCGAGGCCGCGGCTCGCCTCCTGGGCGACCAGGTCGAAGTGGACGGTCTCCCCCCGGATGACGCAGCCGAGGGCCACGACTGCGTCGTAGCGTCCGGACATCGCCATCGCCCGCGCCGCGACCGGCAGCTCCCGGGAGCCGGGCACCTCCGCCCAGTCCACGCTACCCACGCCGTGGCGCTCCAGCGCCTCGCGGCACCCTTCGGCCAGCCTGCTCGTCACCAGGTCGTTGAACCGGGCCACCACCACGCCTACGCGGAGTGCGGTCCCGTCGAAGCTGCCCTTGATCTGCATATCAGTCCTCCAGGTCGAGGATGTGTCCGAGCTGGTCCCGCTTCGCACGGAGGTACGCGATGTTCTCGTCCGTAGGCGCGGTCTGGAGAGGGATCCGTTCCACGATGCTGAGCCCGTATCCGTCCATGCCGGCCCGCTTGGCCGGGTTGTTCGTCATGTATCGCATCGTGGTGATCCCGAGGTCCACCAGGATCTGCGCGCCGATCCCGTAGTCGCGCAGGTCCGGGGGGAAGCCGAGGTGCTCGTTGGCCTCGACCGTGTCCATCCCCTCGTCCTGCAGTTCGTAGGCCTCCAGCTTGTGCCGCAGCCCGATGCCTCTTCCCTCGTGGCCGCGGATGTAGACGAGCACCCCCTCCCCCACCTCCCCGATCT contains the following coding sequences:
- the hisG gene encoding ATP phosphoribosyltransferase is translated as MLRLVLPKGSLERATLDLFEAADLPVLRASERGYSGSIDDPRVSEVSILRPQEIPVYVEEGRFDLGITGQDWVAERECDVVEVAELHYSKATPRPIRLVLAVSATSGIEKPDELPPDLTVSTEYPGITQRYFDRLGIPARVVLSYGATEAKVPDIVDAIVEITETGSTLHRNGLRIIDTLMESWTVLIANRKTMEDAGSRRAVDELRILLDGAVRARGRVLVKLNVADGQLDDVLRILPSMKAPTVSKLADGTSYAVETVVDKHRINLLIPELKGAGATDIIELPLSKIVP
- the ribH gene encoding 6,7-dimethyl-8-ribityllumazine synthase, producing MQIKGSFDGTALRVGVVVARFNDLVTSRLAEGCREALERHGVGSVDWAEVPGSRELPVAARAMAMSGRYDAVVALGCVIRGETVHFDLVAQEASRGLGQVATDSGVPVLFGVLATETLEQALQRAGGKVGNAGWDAAVAAIETATLVSRVEKGEA